GGTTAAACTTATATTTGATACAAGTACCATTTTAGGAGATGCTTTATTTTCATTAATTGCATTTTCAAACAGCGTAGGAGTAGATGCTGAGGATGCATTGAAGTTGGCTCTTGAAAAATATGAAAAAAGATTTTTTCAAAAGGGAAGTATAGGGTCAGAGGAATAGTTAAAGTTATAGCAGATATAATTGTTTGGATTTTAAATGATAAAATTGAACGATTATATCTGCTATTTTAGTATTATTTGTCTTTGCGACAAGATTTTATGAAAAAATATTTACTCTATAATAAAATCATAACACTGGGGCGTTAATTTTTAAAGGCTTAGACTGTATATAATTATGTAAATTATTAACGAAATACAAAAATAGTTGTATAATAAAAAATGAGATATCTAAATTTTACATACTGATGGAGGCGTTTATATGAAATACAGGAAAATAGCAATGGTTTTAATAGCACTAGGCATATTTAGTTCTAATTTTGGATTATCGCTAGATATATCCAAAGCTACAGAGAGTCAAGAAATATTCATAGAAATTAATGAGGGTGTAGTAGAATTTAAAGACCCAGTAATCGAACTGGCCGTGAGGTCAGAACTTAGTTTAGATGATAGAGAGGATATAAAAGAAATTGATTTATCTAGAATAAATAGATTGCTTATAGTTAATGGATTAACCTCACTTGAGGGAGTAGAAAGAATGACGAATCTAAAAAAAATAGCATTGAATTGTTCTAAAGTAAAAGATTTATCTCCATTAAAGAACTTAAATTTGAATGGAATTTATTTAGACAATCTAAATGTGGATGAATCAGAATTTTCATTTTTGGAAAATCAAAAGAATCTTTGTAGCCTTTCGCTTAATAACTGTAATTTGTCTAAAATTCCACCCATATCATCATTAGAAGAATTAAAATATTTGAGCCTTAATGATAGTAAAATAAGTGATATAAAAACATTATCAAAGCTGAATAAACTAATTGACTTAGAACTTAACAACAACAATATAAATGATATAGAAACGCTATCAAATTTCACAGAACTTAAGTACTTAGATTTAGGCAATAACAATATCAGTGATATAGCAGCGATTGAAGATTTATCAAATATAGAAAGCTTGAATTTATCTAATAATGATATTAAGGATATCTCGGCTATAAAGAATAATAAAAATTTGAGCATACTGCATATTGGTCATAATCCAATTGAAGATATTTCTACTATTAGCAAAATGAATTTGCTAAAGGATGTAGATATTGGATATACAAATATAGATAATATAAATGTTTTATCAAATTTGTACAAATTAGAAAGAATAGATTGTTCTGGTTTAAAGAATGTAAAAAGTGTAAGGGGCTTAATATTTTTGCCAAATGTGAAGAGCTTATATATGAGTGATAATCCGCAGCTAGATTTTTCTACAATAAGTATTCCCAAATTTAAAGATACTATTAAATATTTATCGATTGATAACTCTGATTTGAAGAATTTAAACTTTATGAGCGGTTTAAATCCAAACTATTTATCAATAAAAAACAACAAAATAGAATCACTAGAAGGACTTAAAAATTGCTCAAGACTATTTAAGATAGTCGCAGATGAAAATGAAATAAAATCGCTTAAAGGATGCGAGAGCTTAGACGAATTAGTATCAATATTTATTGAAGGAAACGACATAACTTTATCAGATGAGGATAATAGAGTAATTAGCAGTCTACCAGAACTAGAAATACTAGATGTCTCAAAAAATCTAATTGAAGATATCAAGATTGGCAAAACAGAGTCTTTAAAGAAATTGATCATATCAAACAATAAAATTACAAATATTGAAAATTTAAAAGCAAATCTGCCAAATCTAGAATACTTGGAATTTAACAATATGACACTAGATAATCTAGAGTTTTTAAATGGCTGTGAAAACGTAATAAAAATAGTTATGAACAATACAAAAGTTTTAAATCAAGAGAATCTAAAATCTCTGCATTTACCTAGTTTAGAATGGCTTGAAATTAATGGTTCAGACTTAAAGGATTTATCATTTTTAGGGAGTATTTCAAACAAAGATATGCATACAGTAGATATAAGTAATACAAATATAGATTTTTCATCAATACCAAAAGACC
The sequence above is a segment of the Tissierellales bacterium genome. Coding sequences within it:
- a CDS encoding leucine-rich repeat domain-containing protein, translating into MKYRKIAMVLIALGIFSSNFGLSLDISKATESQEIFIEINEGVVEFKDPVIELAVRSELSLDDREDIKEIDLSRINRLLIVNGLTSLEGVERMTNLKKIALNCSKVKDLSPLKNLNLNGIYLDNLNVDESEFSFLENQKNLCSLSLNNCNLSKIPPISSLEELKYLSLNDSKISDIKTLSKLNKLIDLELNNNNINDIETLSNFTELKYLDLGNNNISDIAAIEDLSNIESLNLSNNDIKDISAIKNNKNLSILHIGHNPIEDISTISKMNLLKDVDIGYTNIDNINVLSNLYKLERIDCSGLKNVKSVRGLIFLPNVKSLYMSDNPQLDFSTISIPKFKDTIKYLSIDNSDLKNLNFMSGLNPNYLSIKNNKIESLEGLKNCSRLFKIVADENEIKSLKGCESLDELVSIFIEGNDITLSDEDNRVISSLPELEILDVSKNLIEDIKIGKTESLKKLIISNNKITNIENLKANLPNLEYLEFNNMTLDNLEFLNGCENVIKIVMNNTKVLNQENLKSLHLPSLEWLEINGSDLKDLSFLGSISNKDMHTVDISNTNIDFSSIPKDLDIFDFKANNCGLKDLNTIPNLNIIGKLTAQSNEMEILDLKNMNPYVYELDFSHNKIKEVKNIPEFKKLEKFEMEDNEVDESIVNLANFTKIVDEPQKHQNDLEISNLIPEGWNIFAKYGENFIIDGDLNKDGIEDKAFVIENDELEGEASKRNLIIAFGRNDGGYDFSVRAKQAILNEEDGGTFGDPFEGIEIDRGSILLKFMGGSSRWSKSFRFRYQDEGWYLIGYTKGAYESLGEEMVCLKKDYNLLTGDYIEDIVEDGKVKNIKKNIGTKPLINLDDFKVAEY